One Salvia splendens isolate huo1 chromosome 12, SspV2, whole genome shotgun sequence genomic window carries:
- the LOC121759513 gene encoding 6,7-dimethyl-8-ribityllumazine synthase, chloroplastic-like isoform X1 has protein sequence MIQLNSKLNLNYFENIYRYTAAVSASQFQFLQLASFAANSSLLSPNSLRTTAKSSVTSSPFRCNCISFYNNDKPTNLAATTAYPLSSSSHQTHKGLGLWSEKAGKKDSLSQTSAIRNLTGSLTSAEGLRFAIVVARFNEIVTRPLLDGALDTFKRYSVKEEDIDVVWVPGSFEIGLVAEKLGKSRKYQAVLCIGAVIRGDTSHYDAVANSAASGVLSAGLSSGVPCIFGVLTCDDMDQALNRAGGKAGNKGSETALTAIEMASLFEHHLKF, from the exons ATGATTCAGCTAAATTCTAAACTAAACCTAAACTACTTCGAAAACATATACAGATATACTGCGGCTGTTTCAGCTTCCCAATTCCAGTTTCTGCAATTGGCTTCATTTGCTGCAAATTCATCCCTGCTCTCCCCAAATTCACTCCGTACTACAGCAAAATCTTCTGTCACTTCTTCGCCCTTCCGCTGCAATTGCATTTCATTTTACAACAACGACAAACCAACAAATTTAGCTGCAACTACTGCTTATCCCCTTTCTTCGTCGTCCCACCAGACTCACAAAG GTTTGGGATTATGGAGTGAGAAGGCTGGAAAGAAAGACTCATTGTCACAGACTTCAGCTATTAGAAATTTGACCGGATCGCTTACCTCAGCTGAGGGGCTCCGTTTTGCTATA GTGGTGGCACGCTTCAATGAGATCGTCACCAGGCCACTTTTGGATGGAGCTTTGGATACTTTCAAGAGATACTCAGTTAAAGAGGAAGATATTGAT GTTGTATGGGTTCCTGGTAGCTTTGAAATCGGCCTAGTTGCTGAGAAGCTTGGGAAATCAAGAAAATATCAAGCGGTCTTGTGTATTGGGGCTGTG ATTAGAGGTGATACATCCCACTATGATGCTGTTGCGAATTCGGCTGCTTCTGGAGTATTGTCTGCTGGTCTAAGTTCAG GTGTCCCTTGCATATTTGGTGTTCTGACGTGTGATGACATGGACCAG GCTTTAAACCGAGCCGGTGGTAAGGCGGGAAACAAGGGCTCTGAAACTGCATTGACCGCT ATTGAGATGGCATCTTTGTTTGAGCATCATCTGAAGTTTTGA
- the LOC121759513 gene encoding 6,7-dimethyl-8-ribityllumazine synthase, chloroplastic-like isoform X2, with protein sequence MHNSLSINLSSPSQDSICIGAIPVAVLSSGSPNSAPVSFYELLLMFDPIAYDCLGLWSEKAGKKDSLSQTSAIRNLTGSLTSAEGLRFAIVVARFNEIVTRPLLDGALDTFKRYSVKEEDIDVVWVPGSFEIGLVAEKLGKSRKYQAVLCIGAVIRGDTSHYDAVANSAASGVLSAGLSSGVPCIFGVLTCDDMDQALNRAGGKAGNKGSETALTAIEMASLFEHHLKF encoded by the exons ATGCATAACTCTCTTTCTATCAATCTATCTTCTCCTTCCCAAGATTCTATCTGTATCGGTGCAATTCCGGTGGCCGTTCTTAGCTCCGGCAGCCCCAATTCCGCACCAGTTTCTTTCTATGAACTCCTATTAATGTTTGACCCGATTGCCTATGACT GTTTGGGATTATGGAGTGAGAAGGCTGGAAAGAAAGACTCATTGTCACAGACTTCAGCTATTAGAAATTTGACCGGATCGCTTACCTCAGCTGAGGGGCTCCGTTTTGCTATA GTGGTGGCACGCTTCAATGAGATCGTCACCAGGCCACTTTTGGATGGAGCTTTGGATACTTTCAAGAGATACTCAGTTAAAGAGGAAGATATTGAT GTTGTATGGGTTCCTGGTAGCTTTGAAATCGGCCTAGTTGCTGAGAAGCTTGGGAAATCAAGAAAATATCAAGCGGTCTTGTGTATTGGGGCTGTG ATTAGAGGTGATACATCCCACTATGATGCTGTTGCGAATTCGGCTGCTTCTGGAGTATTGTCTGCTGGTCTAAGTTCAG GTGTCCCTTGCATATTTGGTGTTCTGACGTGTGATGACATGGACCAG GCTTTAAACCGAGCCGGTGGTAAGGCGGGAAACAAGGGCTCTGAAACTGCATTGACCGCT ATTGAGATGGCATCTTTGTTTGAGCATCATCTGAAGTTTTGA
- the LOC121759514 gene encoding mitochondrial import receptor subunit TOM9-2-like, giving the protein MASKRPSLFSDDGILSRISDHSLVRKGKSAASDAKYVATRLLKSTGKAAWILGTTVIILGIPLIIEMDREAQFNEAELQQASLLGGAPPAFMQQPQ; this is encoded by the coding sequence ATGGCTTCCAAACGCCCCTCTCTCTTCAGCGACGACGGAATCCTATCGCGAATCTCCGATCACTCCCTCGTCAGGAAGGGCAAGAGCGCCGCCTCCGACGCCAAGTACGTCGCCACGCGCCTCCTCAAGAGCACCGGCAAGGCCGCCTGGATCCTCGGCACCACTGTTATCATTCTAGGGATCCCCCTCATCATCGAGATGGATCGCGAGGCGCAGTTCAACGAGGCCGAGCTACAGCAGGCCTCCCTCCTCGGCGGCGCCCCTCCTGCCTTTATGCAGCAACCACAGTGA
- the LOC121757759 gene encoding putative pentatricopeptide repeat-containing protein At5g52630, translating into MRIGSSRSRNGGGGSGGSTTGRMSNDTVRQASITTDSKLSTSSTPFPVPTPSLGLPSSLPPPPTSPSPCSAANFPLSCFRLFLSMLRHPLRPRPNSHTLSTLLKASTSLSDHSIPPQLQSLSLKLSFHRHPFVASAFVSLYCKTRDLDSALKVFDEMPHRDEVCYAALINGQARAERSLDALRCFVEMKREGVASTGHSVSGAISAASKVAMLEQCLIMHGHAVVACFDSNVYVATSLIDGYGKCGVVEEARVVFDEMGNEVNLVGWNAMMAGYAQQGSHEHAVELFGLMESRGIEADVFSFLAILTAFYNAGMVEEIEIWLNRMTEEYGLEPLIEHYTCLVGAMGKAGRLEEAERVALTMPYKPDAALWRVLLSICADQRNPQVARRMSEKLLEINPNDDSAYVILVNAFAGAEEARKVWTMMKDNRVRKEAGNSWIEVRGRIHVFFAGRDMRHPRKDEIEAKLAELISESERVGYVLSEDDERKEMLWYHSKKLAVAFGLLSGVTPEGKAVRIVKNLRICRDCHDFLKCISRATKREIIVRDAHRYHRFVNGTSKCGDSW; encoded by the exons ATGAGGATAGGCAGCAGCAGAAGCAGAAACGGCGGCGGAGGCAGCGGAGGCAGCACCACCGGCAGAATGAGCAACGACACCGTGAGGCAGGCGAGCATCACCACCGACTCCAAG CTCTCCACCTCTTCCACTCCATTCCCTGTCCCAACACCGTCACTTGGACTTCCATCATCTCTGCCTCCGCCGCCAACTTCCCCCTCTCCATGCTCCGCCGCCAACTTCCCCCTCTCCTGCTTCCGCCTCTTCCTCTCCATGCTCCGCCACCCTCTCCGCCCCCGCCCCAACTCCCACACTCTCTCCACTCTCCTCAAAGCCTCCACTTCCCTCTCCGATCACTCCATCCCCCCCCAACTCCAATCCCTCTCTCTCAAGCTCTCATTTCACCGCCATCCCTTCGTCGCCTCCGCCTTCGTCTCCCTCTACTGCAAAACCCGGGATTTGGACTCCGCGCTCAAGgtgttcgacgaaatgcctCACCGGGACGAGGTGTGTTACGCCGCGCTCATCAACGGCCAGGCTCGGGCTGAAAGGTCCCTCGACGCGCTGCGCTGCTTCGTCGAGATGAAGAGGGAGGGCGTGGCTTCGACGGGTCACAGCGTCTCTGGCGCGATCTCGGCTGCTTCTAAGGTGGCCATGCTGGAGCAGTGCCTGATCATGCATGGTCACGCTGTGGTAGCCTGCTTTGATTCTAATGTATACGTGGCGACATCGTTGATTGATGGATATGGCAAGTGCGGGGTCGTGGAGGAGGCGAGGGTTGTATTTGATGAGATGGGGAACGAGGTGAATTTGGTCGGGTGGAACGCCATGATGGCAGGGTACGCGCAGCAGGGGAGTCATGAGCATGCGGTTGAGCTCTTCGGGCTGATGGAGAGTCGAGGTATTGAGGCGGACGTGTTCAGTTTCTTGGCAATTCTCACAGCATTCTACAATGCAGGGATGGTTGAGGAGATTGAGATTTGGTTGAATCGGATGACAGAAGAATATGGATTGGAGCCATTGATTGAGCACTACACATGCTTGGTTGGAGCAATGGGGAAAGCAGGGAGGTTGGAGGAGGCAGAGAGGGTGGCTCTGACGATGCCATACAAGCCCGATGCAGCTCTATGGCGTGTGCTGCTATCGATATGTGCAGATCAAAGGAACCCTCAAGTGGCTCGGAGGATGAGCGAGAAGTTGCTGGAGATAAACCCCAACGACGACTCAGCCTATGTGATCTTGGTGAACGCATTTGCAGGTGCTGAGGAGGCGAGGAAGGTGTGGACGATGATGAAGGACAACAGGGTGAGGAAGGAGGCCGGGAACAGTTGGATTGAAGTGCGTGGGAGGATTCACGTGTTCTTTGCTGGGAGGGACATGAGGCATCCAAGGAAGGATGAGATTGAGGCAAAGCTGGCAGAGTTGATATCGGAGAGTGAGAGAGTAGGGTACGTGTTGAGCGAGGATGACGAGAGGAAGGAGATGCTTTGGTACCATAGCAAGAAGTTGGCCGTTGCGTTTGGGTTATTGAGTGGAGTGACACCGGAGGGGAAGGCGGTGAGAATTGTGAAGAACTTGAGGATCTGTAGGGATTGTCATGACTTTTTAAAGTGTATTAGCAGGGCGACGAAGAGGGAGATCATAGTTAGAGATGCTCATAGGTATCATCGCTTTGTCAATGGAACTAGTAAGTGTGGCGATTCATGGTGA